One genomic region from Yersinia canariae encodes:
- the dnaJ gene encoding molecular chaperone DnaJ: MAKRDYYEVLGVSKGADEREIKKAYKRLAVKYHPDRNQDENDTGENFKEVKEAYEILTDPQKRAAYDQYGHAAFEQGGMGGGGFGGGGADFSDIFGDVFGDIFGGGRRQRASRGSDLRYNMDLTLEEAVRGVTKEIRIPTLNECDVCHGSGAKPGSSPVTCSTCRGAGQVHMRQGFFTVQQACPTCHGSGQIIKDPCNKCHGHGRVEKSKTLSVKIPAGVDTGDRIRLSGEGEAGEHGAPAGDLYVQVQVKAHPIFEREGNNLYCEVPINFAMAALGGEIEVPTLDGRVKLKVPAETQTGKLFRMRGKGVKSVRGGSQGDLLCRVVVETPVHLSEKQKQLLRELEESFVGAAGEKNSPRSKSFLDGVKKFFDDLTR, translated from the coding sequence ATGGCGAAGAGAGATTATTACGAGGTTTTAGGTGTCAGTAAGGGCGCCGATGAACGTGAAATCAAAAAGGCCTATAAACGCCTGGCAGTAAAGTATCACCCGGACCGTAATCAGGACGAGAACGATACCGGTGAAAATTTCAAAGAAGTTAAGGAAGCTTACGAAATTCTGACCGACCCACAAAAACGCGCAGCATATGATCAATATGGTCATGCAGCCTTTGAACAAGGTGGCATGGGCGGCGGCGGTTTTGGTGGCGGTGGTGCAGACTTTAGCGATATTTTTGGTGATGTTTTCGGTGATATCTTTGGTGGTGGCCGTCGTCAAAGGGCCTCCCGGGGTTCAGATCTGCGCTACAACATGGATCTGACGCTGGAAGAAGCTGTCCGGGGTGTGACCAAAGAAATCCGTATTCCGACGCTAAATGAATGTGATGTTTGCCACGGTAGCGGTGCTAAACCCGGCAGTTCTCCGGTGACTTGTTCGACTTGCCGTGGGGCAGGTCAGGTACATATGCGCCAAGGATTCTTCACCGTACAGCAGGCATGTCCTACCTGTCATGGCAGCGGTCAAATTATTAAAGACCCGTGCAATAAATGTCATGGGCATGGTCGTGTTGAGAAATCAAAAACTCTGTCGGTTAAAATTCCGGCGGGTGTTGATACCGGTGACCGCATCCGTTTAAGTGGTGAAGGTGAAGCTGGTGAACATGGCGCACCTGCGGGTGATTTATATGTTCAAGTCCAGGTTAAAGCGCATCCAATCTTTGAGCGTGAAGGCAACAATCTGTATTGTGAAGTGCCAATTAACTTTGCAATGGCAGCCTTGGGCGGCGAGATTGAAGTACCGACACTGGATGGCCGCGTTAAGTTGAAAGTGCCAGCGGAAACACAAACCGGCAAATTGTTCCGTATGCGTGGTAAAGGGGTTAAATCTGTTCGTGGTGGTAGCCAGGGCGACCTGCTGTGCCGTGTTGTCGTCGAGACGCCGGTCCACTTGAGTGAAAAACAGAAGCAATTACTGCGCGAACTGGAAGAAAGTTTTGTTGGCGCGGCGGGTGAGAAAAACAGCCCCCGTTCTAAAAGCTTTCTAGACGGCGTGAAAAAATTCTTTGATGATCTAACCCGCTAG
- the nhaA gene encoding Na+/H+ antiporter NhaA, which yields MTNMIRQFLRQEAAGGLILIFAAIVALFMANTPLQGFYQSFLDVPVSVKIASLDISKPLLLWINDGLMAIFFLVVGLEVKRELMEGSLAGRDKAVFPAIAALGGMLAPALIYLLFNGADEVTRQGWAIPAATDIAFALGVMALLGNRVPTSLKVFLLALAIIDDLGVIIIIALFYTHEVSLPALGIAAAAIALLGYMNWRGVGKTSAYLLVGLVLWVCILKSGVHATLAGVIVGFMIPLHTKDKRSPSESLEHGLHPWVAYLILPLFAFANAGVSLQGVSLSGLTSLLPLGIASGLFIGKPLGIFLFSWLAVKLGVAKLPDAINFKQIFAVSVLCGIGFTMSIFIASLAFDGADIALTTYSKLGILLGSTTAAIVGYSLLRMALPAKRKVTH from the coding sequence GTGACAAACATGATTCGTCAATTTTTGCGCCAAGAGGCTGCGGGTGGGCTGATTTTAATCTTTGCCGCCATCGTGGCCTTATTTATGGCTAACACCCCGCTACAAGGGTTTTATCAATCTTTTCTTGATGTGCCGGTATCTGTAAAAATAGCGTCACTGGACATCAGTAAGCCGCTGTTGTTGTGGATCAATGATGGTCTAATGGCGATATTCTTCCTGGTCGTCGGCTTGGAAGTTAAGCGCGAATTAATGGAAGGCTCACTAGCTGGGCGTGATAAAGCTGTTTTCCCGGCGATTGCTGCCCTCGGCGGTATGTTGGCTCCGGCCTTGATTTATTTACTCTTTAATGGGGCCGATGAAGTTACCCGTCAAGGTTGGGCAATTCCAGCGGCAACGGACATTGCCTTTGCATTGGGTGTGATGGCATTACTGGGAAACCGGGTTCCAACCAGTCTGAAAGTGTTTTTGCTGGCACTGGCGATCATTGATGACTTGGGTGTCATCATTATTATTGCGCTGTTTTATACCCATGAGGTTTCCTTGCCGGCCTTGGGGATCGCGGCCGCGGCCATTGCATTATTGGGCTATATGAACTGGCGTGGGGTAGGGAAAACATCGGCCTATCTGTTGGTCGGGTTGGTACTGTGGGTCTGTATTCTTAAATCTGGGGTGCATGCGACCTTAGCGGGTGTCATTGTCGGCTTTATGATTCCGCTTCACACTAAAGATAAACGGTCGCCATCAGAATCACTGGAACATGGTTTGCATCCATGGGTTGCCTACTTGATTCTGCCACTCTTCGCATTTGCTAATGCGGGGGTATCGTTGCAAGGCGTTTCACTCTCTGGATTGACATCGTTACTGCCTCTGGGGATTGCGAGCGGCCTGTTTATTGGTAAACCACTCGGCATTTTCCTGTTTAGTTGGCTAGCGGTTAAGTTAGGGGTTGCTAAACTGCCAGATGCAATCAACTTTAAGCAGATTTTTGCTGTGTCCGTGTTGTGCGGCATTGGTTTCACGATGTCGATATTTATCGCTTCACTGGCATTTGACGGCGCAGATATTGCTCTGACAACCTACTCAAAATTGGGCATATTGCTGGGCTCCACGACCGCAGCCATTGTTGGCTACAGCTTATTGCGCATGGCCTTACCGGCGAAGAGAAAAGTAACTCATTGA
- the nhaR gene encoding transcriptional activator NhaR: MRISHINFNHLYYFWQVCKEGSVVGAAEALFLTPQTITGQIKALEERLGGKLFKRQGRGLVPSELGQLVFRYADKMFMLSHEMLDIVNYRKESNLLFDVGVADALSKRLVSQVLETAVVDHEKIHLRCFESTHEMLLEQLSQHKLDMILSDCPVDSSQQEGLFSVKLGECSVSFYCRQPVPDLPFPACLQQKRLLVPGRRSMLGRKLLNWINSKGLQVEILGEFDDAALMKAFAIYNNAIFVAPTLYAADTYAKDDEIVEIGRLDNVQEEYYVIFAERMIQHPAVQRVCNKDFSALFSG; the protein is encoded by the coding sequence ATGCGAATATCACATATCAATTTCAATCATCTTTATTATTTTTGGCAGGTTTGTAAAGAAGGCTCCGTCGTGGGGGCTGCTGAAGCTTTATTTTTGACGCCGCAAACCATTACCGGGCAAATTAAAGCATTAGAAGAACGTCTGGGCGGGAAATTATTTAAACGCCAGGGGCGTGGGCTGGTGCCATCAGAGTTAGGGCAATTGGTCTTTCGCTATGCCGATAAGATGTTCATGCTCAGTCATGAAATGCTGGATATTGTTAACTATCGCAAAGAATCTAACTTGCTATTTGATGTCGGCGTCGCTGATGCATTATCCAAGCGCTTAGTGAGTCAGGTGCTGGAAACTGCCGTAGTGGATCATGAAAAAATCCATTTACGCTGTTTTGAATCGACCCATGAAATGCTACTGGAGCAGTTGAGCCAGCATAAGCTGGATATGATTCTGTCTGATTGTCCGGTTGATTCCAGTCAGCAAGAAGGGCTGTTTTCTGTAAAGCTCGGCGAATGCAGTGTCAGCTTTTATTGTCGCCAGCCTGTCCCGGACTTGCCTTTCCCCGCTTGTTTGCAACAAAAGCGGTTGTTAGTCCCTGGTCGCCGTTCAATGTTGGGGCGCAAATTATTAAATTGGATTAACAGCAAAGGGTTACAGGTGGAAATCCTCGGTGAATTTGATGATGCGGCGTTAATGAAAGCGTTTGCTATCTATAACAACGCCATTTTTGTAGCACCGACACTGTATGCCGCAGATACCTATGCGAAAGATGATGAAATTGTCGAAATTGGCCGTTTAGATAATGTGCAGGAAGAGTATTACGTTATTTTTGCCGAGCGTATGATTCAACATCCAGCGGTGCAGCGGGTATGTAACAAAGATTTTTCTGCGCTTTTTAGCGGTTAG
- the rpsT gene encoding 30S ribosomal protein S20 encodes MANIKSAKKRAVQSEKRRKHNASRRSMVRTFIKKVYAAIAAGDKDAAQKAFNEMQPIVDRQSCKGLIHKNKAARHKSNLVAQINAMQ; translated from the coding sequence TTGGCTAATATCAAATCAGCTAAGAAACGCGCCGTACAGTCTGAGAAACGCCGCAAGCATAACGCTAGCCGTCGCTCAATGGTGCGTACCTTCATTAAGAAGGTGTATGCGGCAATCGCAGCTGGCGATAAAGACGCAGCGCAAAAAGCATTTAATGAGATGCAACCAATTGTGGATCGTCAGTCCTGTAAAGGTCTGATCCACAAAAATAAAGCAGCACGCCATAAGTCAAATTTGGTCGCGCAAATCAACGCAATGCAGTAA